The proteins below come from a single Edaphobacter acidisoli genomic window:
- the pyk gene encoding pyruvate kinase → MHRVRRAKIVGTLGPACSSVEVFRQLVRAGLDVARLNFSHGTHAQKAELIRMVRQVSREEGKPICILADLQGPKIRTGKLKGHKPVQLVAGKLLTITPREIEGTAEMVGTTFKTLAENLEPGSRILLSDGLIELRVHSIQGKNVVCDIINGGMLGENKGINLPGIPVKVPSLTEKDEEDLEFAVGQGVDTVAVSFVRTADDVRHVKSRLAALKSDAWVVAKLEKPQAVEHLDSILEVTDAIMVARGDLGVEVPPEKVPAIQKAIIRRAAEYRKPVITATQMLESMIENPRPTRAEASDVANAVYDGTDAVMLSAESAAGKYPVESVAMMARIVTETEHQIRMDSRPGTRHMPSVRLSIAETICECMSHAADDLDVAAIAIFTETGATARLLSKYHPDPPIVALSPFESVINRSMLLWGTYPILCGRFQDTDKLVDMAEEILESHGHIQQKQILGIVAGTRTKSGATNFMRLHTVGDRDTETKAAPKKKPAKKK, encoded by the coding sequence ATGCACCGTGTTCGCCGCGCCAAGATTGTTGGCACGCTTGGGCCTGCCTGTAGCTCGGTTGAAGTCTTCCGGCAACTGGTTCGCGCCGGACTGGACGTGGCACGGCTGAACTTCTCGCATGGCACGCACGCGCAGAAGGCTGAACTAATCCGCATGGTTCGCCAGGTTTCGCGCGAGGAAGGCAAGCCTATCTGTATTCTTGCCGACCTGCAGGGGCCGAAGATTCGCACGGGCAAGCTGAAGGGCCATAAGCCCGTGCAACTGGTCGCGGGCAAGCTGCTGACGATTACGCCGCGCGAGATTGAAGGCACGGCGGAGATGGTTGGCACGACGTTCAAGACGCTGGCTGAGAACCTGGAGCCAGGGTCGCGCATTCTGCTCTCAGACGGACTGATTGAGCTGCGCGTGCACTCGATTCAAGGCAAGAATGTGGTCTGCGACATCATCAATGGCGGCATGCTGGGCGAGAACAAGGGCATCAATCTGCCGGGCATTCCGGTGAAGGTGCCGTCGCTGACGGAAAAGGATGAAGAAGATCTTGAGTTCGCCGTTGGGCAGGGCGTGGATACGGTTGCCGTATCGTTTGTGCGGACCGCGGATGATGTTCGCCATGTGAAGAGCCGCCTGGCCGCGCTCAAGTCCGATGCATGGGTTGTAGCGAAGCTCGAAAAGCCGCAGGCGGTGGAGCACCTGGATTCGATTCTTGAAGTGACGGATGCGATCATGGTGGCGCGTGGCGATCTGGGTGTTGAGGTTCCGCCGGAGAAGGTACCTGCGATCCAGAAGGCGATCATTCGGCGCGCGGCGGAGTATCGCAAGCCGGTGATTACGGCGACGCAGATGCTTGAGTCGATGATTGAGAATCCGCGGCCCACGCGCGCGGAGGCGTCGGACGTGGCGAATGCCGTCTACGACGGCACGGACGCGGTGATGCTCTCGGCGGAGTCGGCTGCGGGTAAGTATCCGGTGGAGTCGGTTGCGATGATGGCGCGGATTGTGACCGAGACGGAGCACCAGATTCGCATGGACTCGCGGCCGGGTACACGGCATATGCCGAGCGTGCGGCTGTCGATTGCGGAGACGATCTGCGAGTGCATGTCGCATGCGGCGGATGATCTGGATGTTGCGGCTATCGCGATCTTTACAGAGACTGGCGCTACGGCGCGGCTGCTCTCGAAGTATCACCCTGACCCGCCGATCGTTGCGCTGTCGCCGTTTGAGTCGGTCATCAACCGCTCGATGCTGCTGTGGGGGACGTATCCGATTCTGTGCGGGCGTTTCCAGGACACCGACAAGCTCGTCGATATGGCTGAGGAGATTCTTGAGAGCCACGGCCATATTCAGCAGAAGCAGATTCTTGGCATCGTTGCGGGAACGCGCACGAAGTCGGGCGCGACGAACTTCATGCGTCTGCATACTGTTGGTGATCGCGATACGGAGACCAAGGCTGCACCGAAGAAGAAGCCGGCCAAGAAGAAATAG
- a CDS encoding thioredoxin family protein, translating into MMPVKLRYFPIYAVVLATVLVGASPATAQVMKTPMVNKHLYSSTADAHADIAAALKQARLENKRVILDFGGDWCGDCQVLDIYMHQSPNAELVEKHFVVVHIDIGRFDKNTDVARTYNIPLNKGVPALAVLDARGKLLYSQKTGEFEDMRNMSSKSVTDFLNRWKA; encoded by the coding sequence ATGATGCCGGTGAAGCTTCGCTATTTTCCGATTTATGCAGTTGTGCTCGCTACTGTTCTTGTGGGTGCGAGCCCGGCCACGGCGCAGGTGATGAAGACGCCGATGGTCAACAAGCATCTCTACTCGTCTACGGCTGATGCCCACGCCGATATTGCCGCTGCGCTCAAGCAGGCACGGCTGGAAAATAAGCGCGTCATTCTCGATTTTGGCGGAGACTGGTGCGGAGATTGCCAGGTGCTCGACATTTATATGCACCAGAGCCCGAATGCGGAGCTCGTGGAGAAGCACTTCGTTGTCGTCCACATCGACATCGGACGGTTCGACAAGAATACGGATGTCGCCAGGACCTACAATATTCCGCTGAATAAGGGTGTTCCTGCGCTGGCCGTGCTGGATGCGAGAGGTAAGCTGCTTTACTCGCAGAAGACCGGCGAGTTCGAAGACATGCGCAACATGAGCTCGAAGTCTGTCACCGACTTCCTGAACCGCTGGAAGGCCTGA
- a CDS encoding Gfo/Idh/MocA family protein — translation MALDANRRDFLKMGGAALAAASMDARSYAKVVGANDRVQVGVVGCGDRMKGALIPAFLQNSKDLNFELVAVSDIWNRRREEGAAYIQKLSGSAVTPVRNNDELYARKDVDAVLVATADFQHAMHGTEAVNAGRDAYVEKPTAHTMEDARTFRAAVHKTGRIVQVGTQRRSTPSYQKAYEYIQSGKFGDIVMVEMTWNVNQPGRWRRPDVVPLLKEADTDWKRYLMNRPYEPFNARKYLEFRLFWPYSSGIPDQWLVHQIDTVHWFTGLPHPRSVVANGGIYLWKDGRHNWDTMTAVFDYGPLDDLSKGFQVQYTSRFTNSAGGVKELYYSNGGMLDMSKQAVTPTGGLTARSAAEMHMQPNLLESFSLLEKTEAVSTDANTHADPETSANMRNWMECVRSRKTPNASIEAGYSHSIALCMNIAAIQTGEKVTFDDKTQQVLVGGKVHA, via the coding sequence ATGGCACTGGATGCAAACCGCAGGGACTTCTTGAAGATGGGCGGAGCGGCGCTGGCTGCCGCTTCGATGGACGCACGCAGCTACGCCAAAGTCGTTGGCGCAAACGACCGTGTCCAGGTGGGCGTCGTGGGCTGCGGAGACCGCATGAAGGGCGCGCTGATCCCCGCCTTCCTGCAGAACTCGAAGGACCTGAACTTCGAGCTCGTCGCCGTCTCCGACATCTGGAATCGCCGCCGCGAAGAGGGCGCAGCTTACATCCAGAAACTCAGCGGCAGCGCCGTAACGCCCGTCCGCAACAACGACGAGCTCTACGCCCGCAAGGACGTCGACGCGGTGCTCGTCGCCACGGCAGACTTCCAACACGCCATGCACGGCACCGAGGCCGTCAACGCCGGTCGTGATGCCTACGTCGAAAAGCCAACCGCCCACACCATGGAAGACGCGCGCACATTCCGCGCAGCCGTCCACAAAACAGGCAGGATCGTGCAGGTCGGCACACAGCGCCGCAGCACTCCCAGCTACCAGAAAGCCTACGAGTACATCCAGTCCGGCAAGTTCGGCGACATCGTCATGGTGGAGATGACCTGGAACGTCAACCAGCCCGGCCGCTGGCGCCGTCCCGATGTCGTCCCCCTTCTCAAAGAAGCAGACACCGACTGGAAGCGCTACCTGATGAACCGTCCGTATGAGCCATTCAACGCGCGGAAGTACCTCGAGTTCCGCCTCTTCTGGCCATACTCCTCAGGCATCCCCGACCAGTGGCTCGTCCACCAGATCGACACCGTGCACTGGTTCACCGGCCTGCCCCACCCGCGCAGCGTCGTCGCCAACGGCGGCATCTATCTCTGGAAAGACGGCCGCCACAACTGGGACACGATGACCGCGGTCTTCGACTACGGCCCGCTCGACGACCTCTCGAAGGGATTTCAAGTCCAGTACACCTCCCGGTTCACCAACTCGGCCGGCGGCGTGAAAGAGCTCTACTACTCCAACGGCGGCATGCTCGACATGTCGAAGCAGGCCGTCACTCCAACCGGCGGCCTCACCGCAAGGTCCGCTGCGGAGATGCACATGCAGCCCAACCTGCTCGAAAGCTTCTCGCTGCTCGAAAAAACCGAGGCTGTCTCAACCGACGCCAACACCCACGCCGACCCCGAAACCTCAGCCAACATGCGCAACTGGATGGAGTGCGTCCGCTCGCGCAAGACGCCGAACGCCAGCATCGAAGCAGGCTACAGCCACTCCATCGCGCTCTGCATGAACATCGCGGCCATCCAGACCGGTGAGAAGGTGACGTTCGACGACAAGACGCAGCAGGTGCTCGTAGGAGGCAAGGTCCATGCGTAG
- a CDS encoding VWA domain-containing protein, whose product MNMTLLSLPRQFGICIALSASSLLFAQQTPSGPVLHTPAAAPAASQNAATTQMVSIPTVVWNKKGDLVRNLTQDDFTLKVDGGAASISGFSASSSAPLTIGILVDTSPTRYNVIGEERDASNAFLDKMLSTPADRAFVIQFSRQTELLQDLTNSRPRLQKAIQEIGTSSGSSSDSSSVPSVGDDSDSSSQHAGGTLYDALYLASNEIISKQQGRKVIIILSSGSDHGSKEDLTSAIEAAQRAGATVYTVYFKGEQAERRDDSQRGNRGGGFPRGGGVGFPGGGYPGGYPGGGGGYPGGGGGYPGGGGGNGRGQRPSQTPHDDGGKTLDRMASQTGGHLFDVSKRDHLEDVYNHIADELHAQYLLSYTAAKSSATDGYHRISLSVKGKDLYPQARDGYYTGQ is encoded by the coding sequence ATGAACATGACATTACTCAGTTTGCCTCGACAGTTTGGCATCTGTATTGCCCTCAGCGCATCTTCGCTGCTCTTTGCGCAGCAGACGCCCTCGGGCCCTGTGCTGCATACGCCGGCTGCCGCTCCGGCTGCATCTCAAAACGCGGCGACTACGCAGATGGTCAGCATTCCGACGGTGGTGTGGAACAAAAAGGGAGATCTGGTTCGGAATCTTACCCAGGATGACTTCACGCTTAAGGTGGACGGTGGCGCTGCGAGCATCAGCGGCTTTAGTGCGAGCAGCAGCGCACCTTTAACGATCGGCATTCTGGTTGATACGAGCCCGACACGCTACAACGTGATTGGCGAGGAGCGTGATGCGAGCAATGCGTTTCTTGACAAGATGCTGAGTACGCCGGCTGATCGCGCATTTGTGATTCAGTTTTCACGACAGACGGAGCTTTTGCAGGACCTGACGAACTCACGGCCCAGGCTGCAAAAGGCGATTCAGGAGATTGGCACTTCGAGCGGCAGCTCGTCCGACTCTTCTTCTGTGCCGTCGGTTGGTGACGATTCCGACAGCAGCAGCCAACATGCTGGAGGGACGCTGTACGATGCGCTCTACCTGGCGTCGAATGAGATTATCTCGAAGCAGCAGGGGCGCAAGGTGATTATCATCCTCTCTTCCGGTTCCGATCATGGCAGCAAAGAGGACCTGACGAGCGCCATTGAGGCTGCGCAGCGGGCCGGCGCGACTGTCTATACCGTTTATTTCAAAGGCGAGCAGGCGGAGCGGCGCGACGACAGCCAGCGCGGCAATCGGGGCGGAGGTTTTCCGCGTGGAGGAGGAGTTGGTTTTCCCGGTGGTGGTTATCCGGGCGGATATCCGGGCGGCGGCGGTGGGTATCCCGGCGGAGGTGGTGGATATCCGGGTGGCGGCGGTGGCAATGGGCGTGGACAGCGGCCATCGCAAACGCCTCATGACGACGGCGGAAAGACGCTTGATCGGATGGCGAGCCAGACCGGCGGGCATCTCTTCGATGTCAGCAAACGTGACCACCTGGAAGACGTCTACAACCACATTGCGGATGAGCTTCATGCGCAATACCTGTTGAGCTATACGGCGGCCAAATCCTCGGCGACTGATGGCTACCATCGGATCAGCCTGAGCGTGAAGGGGAAGGACCTCTATCCGCAGGCCCGCGATGGCTACTATACGGGGCAATAG
- a CDS encoding YihY/virulence factor BrkB family protein: protein MKRLRSIPALFQRACLRALRHDCFYLAQSTAYSAIISLFPTLIVAAAVVSLLPYNAPLRFQLSVFFDRILPPDVSPLLQSYFVTSPHNPRSTHALIAAFVVSISGASSVIVCVMEGVRRANGLPRNCWNFVQRRVRSLLLVPLSLVPFALASMMIVFGHFITRWLAHEIMPFARPSLFLAGLLIRWAVALTGSTAIVAMIYHMGTPMRQSWKRVIPGAVLATLMWFAATLVFGWYVTRFANYSQVYGPLGAAIALLFWLYIISFSVFCGAEYNAEHAAHFFPESAADSTDSGPTSSATR from the coding sequence GTGAAACGACTTCGAAGCATTCCCGCGCTCTTTCAACGCGCCTGCTTGCGTGCGCTGCGGCACGATTGTTTCTACCTGGCGCAGTCTACGGCTTACTCGGCGATCATCTCGTTGTTTCCGACGCTGATTGTTGCGGCGGCTGTGGTCAGCCTGCTGCCGTACAACGCTCCGCTGCGCTTTCAGCTTTCCGTCTTCTTCGATCGCATTCTGCCGCCGGACGTCAGCCCGTTGTTGCAGAGTTATTTTGTTACTTCACCGCATAATCCGCGCTCGACTCATGCGCTGATTGCGGCGTTTGTGGTCAGTATCAGCGGGGCTTCGAGCGTGATTGTGTGCGTGATGGAGGGGGTGCGCCGCGCCAATGGCCTGCCGCGCAACTGCTGGAACTTTGTACAGCGCCGCGTAAGGTCGCTGCTGCTGGTGCCGCTCTCGCTGGTTCCGTTTGCGCTGGCCAGTATGATGATTGTCTTTGGGCACTTCATTACCAGGTGGCTCGCGCACGAGATCATGCCCTTCGCGCGCCCGTCGCTTTTTCTGGCGGGGCTGCTGATTCGCTGGGCGGTTGCGCTGACGGGAAGCACAGCGATTGTGGCGATGATCTACCACATGGGCACGCCGATGCGCCAAAGCTGGAAGCGCGTCATTCCGGGGGCTGTGCTGGCTACATTGATGTGGTTTGCTGCTACGCTGGTCTTTGGTTGGTATGTGACCCGTTTTGCCAACTATTCACAGGTCTATGGGCCTCTGGGAGCCGCGATTGCACTGCTTTTCTGGCTCTATATCATCTCCTTCAGCGTGTTTTGCGGGGCGGAGTATAACGCAGAGCATGCTGCCCATTTTTTTCCGGAAAGCGCAGCGGATTCAACCGATTCAGGCCCCACAAGCTCTGCCACACGGTAG
- a CDS encoding PmoA family protein — MRSLLLCCLVAGFGLGSSLIAKAASGVQVVSDEAHQRVDITIDGKPFTSLIWPTILKKPVLYPLISSDGVTVTRGYPLEPRPGERTDHPHHAGMWFNYGNVNGFDFWNNSDAIPAARRPKMGTIHFLKIVSAKSGADEGVLVVDSVWTAGNGQNLLNETTRYVFRRKGDERIIDRTTTLTALDHVVFNDDKEGVLGIRVAHFLESPTEKGGTFTDANGHETKVSSTMPGATGVYLTSEGVKGDAVWSTRGRWCLLTGHTGDHVETIAILDHTGNPGYPTYWHARGYGLFAANPLGRSIFDKNAQPFNFSLNKGQSTTFRYRVILLPRAASAEEMNHASDAFNAK; from the coding sequence ATGCGTAGTCTGCTTCTCTGCTGCCTGGTTGCTGGCTTCGGACTGGGCAGCAGCCTCATCGCCAAGGCCGCGAGTGGCGTGCAGGTCGTCTCAGACGAAGCACACCAGCGCGTCGACATCACCATCGACGGCAAGCCATTCACCTCGCTCATCTGGCCCACCATACTCAAAAAGCCGGTGCTCTATCCGTTAATCTCGTCCGACGGCGTCACCGTCACCCGCGGCTATCCGCTCGAACCGCGCCCCGGCGAGCGCACCGACCATCCTCACCACGCAGGCATGTGGTTCAACTACGGCAACGTCAACGGCTTCGACTTCTGGAACAACTCCGACGCAATCCCCGCCGCGAGACGTCCCAAGATGGGCACAATCCACTTCCTGAAGATCGTCTCCGCAAAGAGCGGCGCTGACGAAGGCGTGCTCGTCGTCGATTCCGTATGGACCGCAGGCAATGGCCAAAACCTGCTCAACGAAACAACGCGCTACGTCTTCCGCCGCAAAGGCGACGAGCGCATCATCGACCGCACCACCACGCTGACCGCGCTCGACCACGTCGTCTTCAACGACGACAAAGAGGGCGTGCTCGGCATCCGCGTGGCACACTTCCTCGAATCCCCGACCGAGAAGGGTGGCACCTTCACCGACGCAAACGGACACGAGACAAAGGTGTCGTCAACGATGCCCGGCGCAACCGGCGTCTACCTGACCAGCGAAGGCGTCAAAGGCGATGCGGTCTGGTCCACGCGCGGCCGCTGGTGTCTGCTGACCGGCCACACCGGCGATCACGTCGAGACCATCGCCATCCTCGACCACACCGGCAACCCCGGCTACCCAACCTACTGGCACGCACGCGGCTACGGCCTGTTCGCAGCCAATCCCCTAGGCCGAAGCATCTTCGACAAAAACGCCCAGCCATTCAACTTCTCGTTGAACAAGGGCCAAAGCACAACGTTCCGTTACCGCGTCATTCTGCTCCCACGCGCAGCCAGCGCCGAAGAGATGAACCACGCATCCGACGCATTCAACGCAAAGTAA